The following proteins are encoded in a genomic region of Dermatophagoides farinae isolate YC_2012a chromosome 8, ASM2471394v1, whole genome shotgun sequence:
- the LOC124495636 gene encoding cyclic AMP-responsive element-binding protein 1: MVSASSTGSGGDNSIVATTSAISASTAGSMSIVQFQLPTNQSASTAAATMVQSVIQPNHQSVIQPTNPISTIQFSKNVILVNKLAPGSVIQSTESEQSAMQMVKEENETTIYEDESKRRREILARRPSYRKILNDLSATGDTPVTTTNTSSTASGMEGQKSSNNDDNDNEQQHSTTSGQQQQQSSNATHTSSASQPTGATATTIPLQSYIKMLPSIQIGSTHDGTTIQGIPTIMTNTNTTGSTIVQYATAAHDGQFIVPDLQTYQLRPPPPPPPQPPTNNPSAAATAALAQNVVMATPQLPSTHNMDEALKKREMRLLKNREAAKECRRKKKEYIKCLENRVAVLENQNKALIEELKTLKELYCKKSD; encoded by the exons ATGGTATCCGCTTCATCTactggtagtggtggtgacAATAGTATTGTTGCAACAACTTCAGCTATATCTGCATCAACTGCCGGTAGTATGTCGATTGTACAATTTCAATTACCAACAAATCAATCTGCATCCACTGCTGCTGCCACAATGGTTCAATCGGTCATACAgccaaatcatcaatcgGTTATACAACCGACCAATCCGATCTCGACCATTcag TTTTCGAAAAATGTCATTCTGGTGAATAAATTGGCACCCGGATCGGTAATACAAAGTACCGAATCCGAACAATCAGCCATGCAAATGGTGAAAGAAgagaatgaaacaacaatctATGAAGATGAATCAAAAAGGCGACGTGAAATATTAGCTAGACGACCATCGTATagaaaaattctaaatgaTTTATCAGCTACCGGTGATACACCtgttacaacaacaaatacatcatcaacagcatcCGGTATGGAAGgacaaaaatcatcgaataatgacgataatgataatgaacaacaacattcaacaacatcaggccaacaacaacaacaatcatcgaaCGCAACACAtacatcatcagcatcacaACCAACAGGAGCAACGGCCACAACAATACCATTACAGAGCTATATTAAAATGTTACCATCAATACAGATTGGATCAACGCATGATGGTACAACTATTCAAGGTATACCTACAATAATGACCAATACGAATACGACCGGTTCAACTATTGTACAATATGCAACGGCTGCACATGATGGCCAATTTATTGTTCCCG ATCTGCAAACATATCAATTAAGGCctccgccaccaccaccaccgcaaCCACCTACAAATAATCCATCAGCAGCGGCAACAGCAGCACTTGCACAGAATGTCGTAATGGCCACACCACAATTACCATCAACACATAATATGGATGAGGCATTGAAAAAACGTGAAATGAGATTACTTAAAAACAG GGAAGCGGCAAAAGAATGTCGTCGAAAGAAGAAAGAATACATCAAGTGCCTTGAAAATCGAGTGGCCGTATTAGAGAATCAAAATAAAGCACTaattgaagaattgaaaacaCTTAAAGAATTATATTGTAAAAAGTCTGATTAA
- the LOC124495620 gene encoding uncharacterized protein LOC124495620 — translation MSDLLTTMPSSTDLNESSLNNSEDKKDSILQLFQYDLDRHRMREVWDMFNRVVVTEIHNNGSYIVWDLVPIICQRLRGLSEFRFKTFSMCRQILLDLCEICNPKELLIIYLSELENDLNITRYSKRKDPNQEQPSSSSTAVNDENDDDVEDIEITDSNCFKALLKPFEVILLKLPKKRNETLKSVLSSLNEHISRLSLSSITKYNPETDDRFKLMLDPVVNNLNSVLSMYVDFLETFVKEVDLYNPTTSHHHHQMLNNIHSKTSDPNIQRITLLKTLLLMLEYPLKYMDLYRVNGKESIIQGIKQAGTNLSALFNEDFITSRMIAVKIVRLISSLHSNFYTLLSRTDLITSPEDVESNSDCSDVYLSQTNFQSAMSILSYLLATESELSPSNFMPRVYTHVYNLGIYLPYIQNLVEDQQFFVYEKGLHLLAAMLAHIKEESLEANFLDLLRQHPIEKSLTSIMVFALDKHSRTTALLLFKQLVNCFEPSGRYKILYSILSQSRQHAGFQGVAIQMYKDFVFEHQVYQGSNLHRMIRSVIAVALPQDANSDLLERNDLIFGLLNFLRYIMIRDTRHQNHTRIWDVAIVIQENFLKPLQEALELSRISCKLELCKLKDMKLKMNKNDHQQQLVGKGNKKKKGQNHHSSKIDQSVVIYPNEKPIQWPEMTIEQEHKQIMFALQNFDLIESIHTRLKEIIDEQQQQQPQ, via the coding sequence ATGTCTGATCTATTGACAACGATGCCATCTTCTACCGATCTGAATGAAtcttcattgaataattcaGAGGATAAAAAAGATTCCATATTGCAACTATTTCAATATGATCTGGATCGTCATCGTATGCGTGAAGTTTGGGACATGTTCAATCGAGTTGTCGTTACAGAAATACATAATAATGGTTCATACATCGTATGGGATCTAGTACCGATCATATGTCAACGTCTTCGTGGCCTAAGTGAATTTCGTTTCAAAACATTTAGCATGTGTCGACAAATTCTGCTCGATCTATGTGAAATTTGTAATCCAAAAGAgcttttgattatttatctATCGGAgcttgaaaatgatttaaatataACCAGATATTCGAAACGTAAAGATCCGAATCAAGaacagccatcatcatcttcgaccgctgtgaatgatgaaaatgacgatgatgtggAAGATATTGAAATAACCGATAGTAATTGTTTCAAAGCATTACTCAAACCATTTGAAGTGATTCTATTGAAATTAccgaaaaaacgaaatgaaacattgaaatcaGTGTTGAGCTCGCTAAACGAACACATAAGTAGGCTATCATTAAGTTCTATTACCAAATATAATCCCGAAACTGATGATCGTTTTAAATTAATGCTTGATCCGGTGGTAAATAACCTTAATTCTGTACTATCGATGTATGTGGATTTTCTCGAAACATTTGTCAAAGAAGTTGACCTATACAATCCAACCactagccatcatcatcatcaaatgttgaataatattcattcaaaaacatCAGATCCAAATATACAGCGCATAAcattattgaaaacattattgCTAATGTTAGAATATCCGCTTAAATACATGGATCTTTATCGAGTGAATGGTAAAGAAAGTATCATTCAGGGCATCAAACAAGCTGGTACAAATCTATCGGCATTGTTTAATGAAGATTTCATTACAAGTCGAATGATTGCCGTGAAAATCGTACGgctaatatcatcattgcattCAAATTTCTATACTCTTTTATCGCGAACCGATCTTATTACATCACCTGAAGATGTAGAATCAAATTCCGATTGTTCCGATGTTTATCTATcgcaaacaaattttcaatcagcCATGTCCATTCTGAGTTATCTGTTGGCCACCGAATCTGAGCTTTCTCCTTCGAATTTTATGCCACGTGTTTATACACATGTATACAATCTGGGTATTTATCTTCCATACATACAAAACCTGGTGGAagatcaacaattttttgtctATGAAAAAGGTCTTCATCTATTGGCAGCAATGTTAGCACATATTAAAGAGGAAAGTTTAGAAGCTAATTTTCTTGATCTTTTACGCCAACATCcgattgaaaaatcattgacaTCTATTATGGTATTCGCATTGGATAAACATAGCCGTACTACagcgttattattattcaaacaatTAGTGAATTGTTTTGAACCATCTGGCCGTTATAAGattctttattcaattttatcacAATCACGACAACATGCCGGATTTCAGGGTGTAGCCATTCAAATGTACAAAGATTTTGTATTCGAACATCAAGTATATCAAGGTAGTAATCTACATCGAATGATTCGATCGGTCATTGCTGTTGCATTACCGCAAGATGCGAATTCAGATCTACTCGAAAGAAATGATCTAATATTTggtttattgaattttcttcGTTACATTATGATTCGTGATACAcgtcatcaaaatcatacaCGTATATGGGATGTAGCTATTGTTATACAggaaaattttctaaaaCCATTACAGGAAGCATTAGAATTATCCCGAATTAGCTGTAAATTGGAGCTATGTAAATTAAAAgatatgaaattgaaaatgaacaaaaatgatcatcaacagcaattGGTAGGCAAAGgtaataagaagaaaaaaggacaaaatcatcattcatcaaaaatcgatcaatcagtTGTTATTTATCCGAATGAAAAACCAATACAATGGCCAGAAATGACAATCGAACAGGAACATAAACAAATTATGTTTGCATTACAAAATTTCGATCTAATCGAAAGTATTCACACAAGACTTAaagaaattattgatgaacagcaacagcagcaaccacaataa
- the LOC124495633 gene encoding N-acetylglucosamine-6-phosphate deacetylase, with product MDKMIDNNNKPFIIIRFKNVKLIKNGHLFVDDLWIHDDIIINPEPLFFEQRKEADIVVDCKQAIIAPGYIDLQINGGFGYDFSTPDIDINQALQVVSKNLVRYGVTSFCPTLITQPSSNYRMLLPHMKRGPIIGGANILGIHVEGPFINPEKKGAHPERHIQNEINSIEQIEQYYHDLSNVSIITIAPELDKNNVCQQLVSKGIVVSLGHSNACLDDSERAFRNGASMITHLFNAMPLFHHRDPGLLGLLTIDSKRQMYYGIIADGIHTHYSALRLAFYANRDGMVLVSDAISAAGLETGIHKIGSEMIEIKNNRAYLAGTNTLCGSIATLDHCVRYLQTKVPDCSIVDAIECATLHPACVLGIEHRKGTLEFGADADFIILNDQLEILATFVAGKCVFIDYEKMKQSKIEMNKVFCI from the exons ATGGACAAAAtgatcgacaacaacaataaaccattcatcatcatacgtTTTAAGAATgttaaattgattaaaaatggccatctatttgttgatgatttatggattcatgatgatatcataatcaatcctgaaccattattttttgaacaaCGTAAAGAAGCCGatattgttgtcgattgTAAACAAGCTATCATTGCACCCGGTTATATTGATCTACAAATTAATG GTGGTTTTGGCTATGATTTTTCAACACCTGATATTGATATCAATCAAGCGCTACAAGTGGTCAGTAAAAATCTGGTTCGTTATGGAGTGACATCATTTTGTCCAACATTAATCacacaaccatcatcaaattatcgTATGTTATTACCTCATATGAAACGTGGACCAATCATTGGTGGTGCAAATATTTTGGGTATTCATGTTGAAGGTCCATTTATAAATCCAGAGAAAAAAGGTGCACATCCTGAACGAcatattcaaaatgaaatcaattccattgaacaaattgaacaatattatcatgatcTATCAAATGTTTCGATCATAACAATAGCACCGGAATTGGATAAGAACAATGTTTGTCAACAACTTGTTAGTAAAGGAATTGTAGTATCTTTGGGTCATTCAAATGCTTGTCTTGATGATAGTGAACGTGCATTCCGTAATGGAGCATCAATGATAACTCATCTATTCAATGCAATGCCATTATTCCATCATCGTGATCCTGGTTTATTAGGTCTATTGACTATCGATAGTAAACGACAAATGTACTATGGTATCATAGCTGATGGAATTCATACACATTATTCTGCATTACGATTAGCATTCTATGCAAATCGTGATGGAATGGTTCTAGTAAGTGATGCTATATCGGCTGCTGGTCTTGAAACAGGCATACATAAAATTGGTTccgaaatgattgaaatcaaaaataatcgtGCATATTTGGCCGGTACAAATACACTTTGTGGTTCAATTGCAACACTTGATCATTGTGTTCGATATTTGCAAACAAAAGTACCAGATTGTTCGATAGTCGATGCTATTGAATGTGCAACATTACATCCAGCATGTGTACTTGGAATTGAACATAGAAAAGGAACATTAGAATTTGGTGCCGATGCTGATTTTATCATACTGAATGATCAGCTAGAAATTCTGGCTACATTTGTAGCCGGAAAATGTGTATTCATagattatgaaaaaatgaaacaatcaaaaattgaaatgaacaaagtGTTTTgcatatga
- the Atox1 gene encoding antioxidant 1 copper chaperone, producing the protein MSSTQTYKFKADITCQACVNAIQKSLKKTYGDELQSVDSNVENKDVTIVLVRQSNNEPYTYDQVYEALAKTGRSITKLN; encoded by the coding sequence ATGTCTTCAACACAAACATATAAATTTAAAGCCGATATTACTTGTCAAGCATGTGTGAATGCCatacaaaaatcattgaaaaaaacatatggTGATGAATTACAATCGGTCGATTCGAATGTCGAAAATAAAGATGTGACCATTGTTTTGGTTCGTCAATCCAATAATGAACCATATACCTATGATCAGGTATATGAAGCATTGGCTAAAACTGGTCGTTCGATaaccaaattgaattga
- the LOC124495668 gene encoding uncharacterized protein LOC124495668, with amino-acid sequence MSNNDDDNQNNHPDDDVDDDDDDDDGVVTNNSDDNDDFNDDIDDDEELNHHNNDQLCQNQQDTNLLNNNETSSSTSSMFNVQSFLFGNHYSFLPFYHHNHHHYQPKNHLIGCINNDNNNLLLMANHNQSTTKSETTTTTTTNLLSRMIHHHDNKDQIIMDLNDKNQLLMKSNIRSSASTTTTTTMPILSLNHTDDDYVNGLMINKSTSSYSQSKAMISSSLSSSTSSAIIDPEINFITNQNKIEGGGFCIPSTIDGSCYKNFPLCLPITITPSSSTSSLTNHAELPNINDNNNNNNNHNNSKHSRSMDKKFQFFAAAAAAAAAAAAAATTANQMRSNELNVNIKGQHNQHHHHHQMIPTNNNHNGQTLELQSTAAATPTTTTTTTSTKKQRRRRTAFTQAQLNFLEKNFHEKKYLTVADRGQVADALNLSETQIKTWYQNRRTKWKRQHNVKLDELRYNGPKNSINSKNHCEDSTKIIIKNNNNDTVTDQQKQQTNESILLDPVNSYQANFKIPILQANNRHSPLQSHSPSITSSPSSSSSASEQQQQSTSTLSSLTPSYLQPFVSSSSSNNNYNHSTVNNLLEKMISKNFLINSLMHHSLQSLSPKTIPINLPHHNQQQQQMYGQTNFMIDHHHSPPPLPPPLPPPIMMVKSSKKKNSTFHHHMEFPLPSSSSSSSSSSLQQRLRNSNSK; translated from the exons AtgtcaaataatgatgatgataatcaaaataatcatccagatgatgatgttgatgatgatgatgatgatgatgatggtgttgtaACAAATAATTCCGATGACAAcgatgatttcaatgatgatatcgatgatgatgaagaattgaatcatcataataatgatcaattatgtcaaaatcaacaagatACAAAtctattgaataataatgaaacatcatcatcaacatcatcgatgtTTAATgtacaatcatttttatttggtaatcattattcatttctaCCATTTTaccatcacaatcatcatcattatcaaccgaaaaatcatttaattggctgtattaataatgataataataatttattattaatggctaatcataatcaatcgaCAACCAAATcggaaacaacaacaacaacaacaacgaatttATTATCCagaatgattcatcatcatgacaataaagatcaaataataatggatttgAATGACAAgaatcaattgttgatgaaat CTAATATTCGATCATCcgcatcaacaacaacaacaacaacaatgccgatattatcattgaatcatacggatgatgattatgtcaATGGtctgatgataaataaatcaacatcatcatattcacaATCAAAGGcaatgatatcatcatcattatcatcatcaacatcatcagcaaTCATCGATccagaaataaattttattacaaatcaaaataaaatagaagGAGGAGGTTTTTGTATACCATCAACAATAGATGGTAGTtgttataaaaattttccgCTTTGTTTACCCATTACAATtacgccatcatcatcaacatcatcattgacaaatCATGCAGAATTACCGAATAttaatgataacaacaacaacaacaacaatcataataACAGTAAACATTCAAGatcaatggataaaaaattccaattttttgccgcagcagcagcagcagcagcggctgctgctgctgcagctACAACTGCAAACCAGATGCgttcaaatgaattaaatgtaAATATAAAGGGACAacataatcaacatcatcatcatcatcaaatgataccgacaaataataatcataatggcCAAACATTGGAATTACAATCGACTGCAGCagcaacaccaacaacaacaacaacaacaacatcgacaaaaaaacagCGTAGAAGACGTACAGCATTCACACAA gcacaattgaatttccttgaaaaaaattttcatgaaaaaaaatatttgaccGTTGCTGATCGTGGTCAAGTGGCGGATGCATTGAATCTATCGGaaacacaaataaaaacttGGTATCAGAATCGAAG AACCAAATGGAAACGGCAACATAATGTTAAATTGGATGAATTACGTTACAATGGaccaaaaaattcaataaattcaaaaaatcattgtgaAGATTcgacaaaaatcattattaaaaacaataataacgacaCAGTAActgatcaacaaaaacaacaaacgaatgaatcaattctACTTGATCCGGTCAATTCATATCAGGCTAATTTCAAAATACCCATTTTGCAGGCTAATAATAGACATTCACCATTACAATCACATTCTCCATCcataacatcatcaccatcatcatcatcatcagcctcagaacagcagcagcagtctacatcgacattatcatcattaacaccTTCATATCTACAGCcatttgtatcatcatcatcatcgaataataattataaccATTCAACAGTGAAtaatttattggaaaaaatgattagtaaaaattttcttataaATAGTTTAATGCATCattcattacaatcattgTCACCGAAAACGATACCTATCAATTTAcctcatcataatcaacaacaacaacaaatgtatggacaaacaaatttcatgattgatcaccaccattcaccaccaccgctACCACCACCGCTACCACCACCCATTATGATGGTAAAATCatccaaaaagaaaaattcaacatttcatcatcatatggaaTTTCCTCttccgtcatcatcatcatcatcatcatcatcatcattgcaacaACGATtaagaaattcaaattctaaaTAG
- the LOC124495640 gene encoding uncharacterized protein LOC124495640, with amino-acid sequence MDWDKDLWIYNSNNNNNDDDDDDDEPINSLMINTDDNDDDDENNKNHHISRLDNIKQRINRFVCRSCRLFITANLIINTIIIIYLWSMNMSLIRNYCPHHKWTEILLAIYLMAGGIIAVYLVLRLKSYSLLWTFHLTIWLAIGHRLQTTSRYFEFEFNEEELMFYRSMLLPSNKFLAISECVIGLNIWLCLVYIMNFFGTIFLILFNLIPSMFQAFCYLIHHRFFNR; translated from the exons ATGGATTGGGATAAAGATCTG TGGATTTACAATtctaataacaacaataatgacgatgatgatgatgatgatgaaccaattaattcattgatgatcaataccgatgataatgatgatgatgatgagaataataaaaatcatcatattagcCGATTGGATAATATTAAGCAACGAATCAATCGTTTTGTTTGCAGATCATGTCGATTATTTATAACGGCCAATCTGATAATCAATactattataatcatttatcTATGGTCGATGAATATGTCATTGATTCGAAATTATTGTCCACACCATAAATGGACAGAAATATTATTGGCCATTTATCTAATGGCCGGTGGAATCATAGCCGTTTATTTGGTGTTACGTTTAAAATCCTATTCACTATTATGGACATTTCATTTGACAATTTGGCTAGCGATCGGTCATCGTTTACAAACAACAAGTcgttattttgaatttgaattcaatgaagaagaattaaTGTTTTATAGATCAATGTTATTGCcatcgaataaatttttggcAATCAGTGAATGCGTTATCGGATTGAACATATGGTTATGTCTGGTttatataatgaattttttcggcacaatttttctcattttattcaatttgatacCATCAATGTTTCAGGCATTTTGTTATCTAAtacatcatcgattttttaatcgatga
- the Parg gene encoding poly(ADP-ribose) glycohydrolase, whose product MSKKIKITDYFERKKPIINNDDKEDGNKTIGTVDNIDNSFIITTVDQNKDRMYRLSEILTDDNLCDLRNVDETFVYYRYPFKLDTIPIPLIDIDDDFVIPLNYILLPFQETEQITYQNGKQTKWSLVKTVFANQIQNIFQLDKAIKTYNPSLQRLHFDILTNYVHYQMDDDERRMFFDQILPGIIRLALDLPRLIGFNLANLEQYTPMTIFLSQQQISSLLANAFLCTYRPDFNRKERRCINFSSLFASDGCKPNKKFCKQEKLKCLFNYLRRVVEKTPIGVVSFERKVLRHHQQTDLEQSTKPITTFEFNHDRCLLKDGCDYSQVDFAHKYIGGGVLDQGCVQEEILFVCCPELIVSKLICAKLTDNEAIVITGIEQYNEYSGYAEKFRWQCSYEDKQHRDKYGRRFRQVLAMDALYFHWSAKKSQYEKEKIDREIHKAMAAFQPERFLCSQSKLVTITTGNWGCGVYNGDVKLKTLIQIIAASESKRNLMYFTFDNRRLKNEFDQIKTLFETSEQPFTVGRLYRLLLQYASQKQNENKNIDLVVLITENILNTDDY is encoded by the exons atgtcaaaaaaaataaaaattaccGATTATTTTGAGCGAAAAAAACccattatcaataatgatgataaagaagaTGGCAATAAAACGATTGGAACCGTTGACAACATCGAtaattcgttcatcatcacaaccgTTGATCAAAACAAAGATCGAATGTATCGTTTATCTGAAATTCTAACTGATGATAATCTTTGTGATCTaagaaatgttgatgaaacatttgtttattatcgTTATCCATTCAAATTGGATACGATACCGATTCCATTgatcgatattgatgatgattttgttattCCATTAAATTATATATTGTTACCATTTCAAGAAACCGAACAAATCACATATCAAAAtggtaaacaaacaaaatggtcATTAGTAAAGACAGTTTTTGCCAATCAAatccaaaatatttttcaacttGATAAAGCAATCAAAACATATAATCCATCATTACAACGATTACATTTTGATATATTAACCAATTATGTCCATTAtcaaatggatgatgatgaacgtcGAATGTTTTTCGATCAAATATTGCCTGGTATCATACGTTTAGCATTGGATTTACCTCGATTAATTGGTTTTAATCTTGCCAATCTTGAACAATATACACCGATGACCATATTtttatcacaacaacaaatcagtTCATTATTGGCCAATGCATTTCTTTGTACATATCGACCGGATTTTAATCGTAAAGAACGACGATGCATTAACTTTTCCAG cCTTTTTGCAAGCGATGGTTGTAAgccgaataaaaaattttgtaaacaagaaaaacttAAATGCCTGTTCAATTATCTAAGACGTGTTGTGGAAAAAACACCAATTGGTGTGGTTAGTTTTGAACGTAAAGTTTTACGccaccatcaacaaacaGATCTggaacaatcaacaaaaccGATAACgacatttgaattcaatcatgATCGTTGCCTATTGAAAGATGGCTGTGATTATTCACAAGTTGATTTTGCACATAAATATATTGGTGGCGGTGTTCTTGATCAAGGCTGTGTACAGGAAGagattctttttgtttgttgtccaGAATTGATTGTTAGCAAATTGATTTGTGCTAAATTAACCGATAATGAAGCCATTGTTATTACCGGTATTGAACAATACAATGAATATAGTGGTTATGCAGAAAAATTCAGATGGCAATGTTCATATGAAGATAAACAACATCGTGATAAATATGGTCGCCGTTTTCGTCAGGTACTGGCCATGGATGcactttattttcattggagtgctaaaaaaagtcaatatgaaaaggaaaaaattgatcgtgAAATTCATAAAGCAATGGCTGCATTTCAACCGGAACGATTTTTATGTTCACAATCAAAATTGGTAACCATTACAACGGGAAATTGGGGCTGTGGTGTTTATAATGGTGATGTTAAACTAAAAACACTCATACAGATTATTGCTGCATCTGAATCTAAACGAAATTTAATGTATTTTACATTCGATAATCGAcgattaaaaaatgaatttgatcagATCAAAACTTTATTTGAAACATCTGAACAACCATTTACTGTTGGACGATtgtatcgattattattacagtATGCTAGccagaaacaaaatgaaaacaaaaatattgatctAGTCGTTTTAATAactgaaaatattttgaatacagacgattattaa